Proteins from one Palaemon carinicauda isolate YSFRI2023 chromosome 44, ASM3689809v2, whole genome shotgun sequence genomic window:
- the LOC137634135 gene encoding uncharacterized protein → MTLKRKIEVEIGEHSNRENEISSQKKRRVENLITKNEPKTQDYQLYKEKDEMEEHSSNVGNVQNDSVICNEKKRKRVNEFIEDDMCKKNIKLTRISVRGETGKTIRGRQNTHFLRKRPHRKANHPNNLRPRKPYQNIYTYTRNNMKSHSEAKNFREQKSIRGITQKCNQANAVKTVKRKRGRPLKENKVKETFTREGKKVGRPKKENASETYVREVKKRGRPRKFGTCESYVKEVKKRGRPGKFGTCESYVKEVKKRGRPGKFGTCESYVKEVKKRGRPGKFGTCESYVKEVKKRGRPGKFGTCESYVKEVKKRGRPRKFGNLNSEGIQKGNIISGIKRKTGRPRKDEKGKGEVLREIKNGQSLPEKDNICTEKNSKNMRRKRGRPRKHEEPSDKGKHVKCQKGSNEIERKNRGRPRKMPNPNFKVEVKRRGRTKKGKIWVIE, encoded by the coding sequence ATGACccttaaaaggaaaatagaagtAGAAATAGGGGAGCACAGCAATAGGGAAAATGAAATTTCATCGCAGAAAAAAAGAAGAGTGGAAAATTTAATAACTAAAAACGAACCAAAAACGCAGGATTACCAACTATATAAGGAAAAGGATGAAATGGAAGAACATTCAAGTAATGTTGGAAATGTTCAAAATGATAGTGTAATTTGtaatgagaaaaaaaggaagaggGTAAATGAATTCATCGAGGACGACATgtgtaagaaaaatattaaattgacAAGAATATCAGTTAGAGGTGAAACTGGTAAAACAATTAGGGGGAGGCAAAACACCCACTTCCTCCGAAAAAGGCCCCATAGGAAAGCCAATCACCCTAATAACTTGAGACCTCGAAAACcctatcaaaacatctatacttatACTAGGAACAATATGAAAAGTCATAGCGAGGCCAAGAATTTCAGAGAGCAGAAGAGTATAAGGGGTATAACCCAGAAATGTAACCAGGCAAATGCTGTGAAAACAGTTAAAAGAAAGAGAGGCAGACCACTGAaagaaaacaaagtaaaagaaacatttACTAGAGAGGGGAAGAAAGTTGGAAGACCAAAAAAAGAAAACGCATCTGAAACGTATGTAAGAGAGGTGAAGAAGAGAGGACGGCCCAGGAAATTTGGAACATGTGAAAGTTATGTAAAAGAGGTGAAGAAGAGAGGACGGCCCGGGAAATTTGGAACATGTGAAAGTTATGTAAAAGAGGTGAAGAAGAGAGGACGGCCCGGGAAATTTGGAACATGTGAAAGTTATGTAAAAGAGGTGAAGAAGAGAGGACGGCCCGGGAAATTTGGAACATGTGAAAGTTATGTAAAAGAGGTGAAGAAGAGAGGACGGCCCGGGAAATTTGGAACATGTGAAAGTTATGTAAAAGAGGTGAAGAAGAGAGGACGGCCCAGGAAATTTGGAAATCTTAATAGTGAAGGTATTCAAAAAGGCAATATTATAAGTGGGATAAAAAGAAAGACGGGTCGGCCACGTAAAGATGAGAAAGGTAAAGGTGAAGTTCTAAGGGAAATTAAAAATGGACAAAGCTTGCCTGAGAAAGATAACATATGCACTGAAAAGAATTCTAAAAATATGAGGAGAAAGAGAGGTCGGCCCAGGAAACATGAAGAGCCGAGTGACAAAGGTAAACATGTAAAATGCCAAAAAGGCAGTaacgaaattgaaagaaaaaatagagGCAGGCCACGAAAGATGCCTAATCCAAATTTTAAGGTAGAGGTGAAAAGAAGAGGAAGgactaagaaaggaaagatatgggTAATTGAGTGa